The proteins below come from a single Tenuifilum thalassicum genomic window:
- a CDS encoding efflux RND transporter permease subunit: MVRYLINRPIAVIMVYLAMLLLGIYSVFFIPVSLLPDIDAPEVTVKADYPGKLAKEIEQSVTAPLRFQLQQVGNLESLESETRDNEAVISLRFKYGTNGERIFFDVNEKVDLAMSTIPREVSRPRVIRASLSDLPVFNVNITYKDTAAKAKQLLELSQLTRFVLQKRLEQLPEVAFADASGFIQPEIRITPNQAKLDALGISYAEIAEALNNAMYDLGSIRFKQGQMVFDVTFESSIVKPEDIGNVLLSVSGRVFNLNELVTIETLPRTQQGTFLLNGKPGVNLAILKTSNGKVSELKQSVINLLDQFRTDYPELEFSITNDQSYILNLSIGNLRNSLILGLILAIGVMFLFMGSYRSPLLMAVTIPVSLVISMFFFHILGLSVNIISLAGLILGVGMMIDNSIVVIDNINQWQKQNIPFEEAVVKGTNEVVTPLLSSMLTTCSVFLPLIFLSGIAGEMFYDQAVAVSIGLIVSFWVSITLMPTLYFNLHQFKKIESARPIVNLKQPFLRGHFFVERHKGLILSLSFALVLGLPIIFKGMDKQQIPSLSHNELMARITWGNNVSFDENLKNMLKLESNLKPFARQIAAYVGRQQFLLIKGFEQEEGETILYIELKKGINIDQTTNAIQLLVKQMASNARVSFTYPETAFDRIFPNSGYTLIAKFYPGKNTGSISKETIQKMKAMLLELNESQMSITSSDSTEQIALRIIPERLLLYQVDLESVINAVSMELGTMQLSQLNFEQQTLPISYGNKVKKLTELIDQTRIRNSQGIQVPIKELIDVQFIKAPRTIKADGTGVYVPLYINTTDDNAENVVEKLKSSKSASDTYTLGVEGEYFKSRNTMAELLVVLLVSVMLLYFILAAQFESAWQPLVVLIELPIDFSLALLALWLFGGSINLMSLIGLVVMGGIVINDSILKIDTINRLLKNGMGIDEAIEKAGIRRVKAIVMTSATTILAMLPILFGTDIGSELQQPMAITIMGGMFLGTMVSLFIVPLLYKLLFGIFSINKNKMG, translated from the coding sequence ATGGTACGCTACCTCATAAACCGACCAATCGCTGTAATAATGGTTTACCTTGCAATGCTACTGCTGGGCATCTACTCTGTTTTTTTTATTCCTGTTTCTCTTTTACCCGATATCGACGCACCAGAGGTAACCGTTAAAGCAGATTATCCTGGCAAGTTGGCTAAGGAGATAGAACAATCGGTTACAGCACCATTAAGATTCCAGTTGCAACAAGTAGGCAACCTCGAATCGTTGGAAAGCGAAACTCGCGATAACGAAGCTGTAATATCCTTGCGATTCAAATACGGGACCAATGGGGAAAGAATATTCTTCGACGTAAACGAGAAGGTTGACCTGGCCATGTCGACCATTCCGCGTGAAGTTAGCAGGCCAAGAGTAATCAGAGCCAGCTTATCGGACCTTCCGGTTTTCAATGTGAATATAACTTACAAAGACACAGCTGCTAAAGCCAAACAGTTGTTAGAGCTTAGTCAGCTCACCCGTTTTGTCCTACAAAAGCGCCTCGAACAGCTACCCGAGGTTGCCTTTGCCGATGCATCAGGTTTTATTCAACCCGAAATAAGGATTACCCCCAATCAGGCCAAACTTGATGCGCTCGGAATTTCCTATGCCGAAATAGCCGAAGCCCTTAACAATGCAATGTACGACCTGGGAAGTATCAGATTTAAACAAGGGCAAATGGTTTTTGACGTTACCTTTGAGTCGAGTATTGTCAAACCCGAAGACATTGGAAACGTTCTACTAAGCGTTTCGGGCAGGGTTTTCAATCTGAACGAACTGGTCACAATCGAAACGCTCCCCCGAACACAACAAGGAACTTTCCTGCTTAATGGAAAACCTGGAGTTAACCTTGCCATACTTAAAACCTCAAATGGAAAAGTATCGGAACTAAAACAAAGTGTAATTAATTTACTTGACCAGTTTAGGACCGATTATCCTGAACTGGAGTTTAGCATAACCAACGACCAATCCTATATACTTAACCTATCGATTGGCAACTTACGAAACTCTTTGATTTTAGGGTTAATACTTGCCATTGGGGTTATGTTCCTTTTTATGGGAAGCTACCGTAGCCCATTATTAATGGCAGTAACCATTCCCGTTTCGCTGGTAATTTCCATGTTCTTTTTTCATATTCTCGGTTTATCGGTTAACATCATCTCATTGGCCGGACTAATTCTCGGGGTGGGTATGATGATTGATAACTCAATTGTTGTAATAGACAATATCAACCAATGGCAAAAGCAAAACATACCGTTTGAAGAGGCAGTTGTAAAAGGTACCAACGAGGTGGTAACACCTTTGCTCTCCTCAATGCTAACAACATGCTCGGTTTTTCTACCGCTTATCTTCCTTAGTGGTATTGCCGGTGAAATGTTTTACGACCAGGCCGTTGCCGTTTCAATCGGACTTATCGTGTCGTTTTGGGTTTCAATCACGTTAATGCCAACCCTATATTTCAACTTACATCAATTTAAAAAAATCGAATCCGCAAGACCAATTGTTAACCTAAAACAACCATTCCTCCGCGGGCACTTCTTTGTTGAAAGGCATAAGGGTTTGATTCTATCCCTTTCATTTGCTCTTGTGCTAGGGCTACCTATCATCTTTAAGGGAATGGATAAGCAACAAATCCCATCGCTATCGCATAATGAGTTAATGGCCAGGATAACCTGGGGTAACAATGTAAGCTTTGACGAAAACCTTAAAAACATGCTCAAGCTTGAGTCAAATTTAAAACCATTTGCAAGGCAAATCGCTGCTTACGTAGGTCGGCAGCAATTTTTACTAATAAAAGGCTTCGAGCAAGAGGAGGGTGAAACAATCCTTTACATCGAGCTAAAAAAGGGTATAAATATCGACCAAACAACAAACGCCATTCAGCTCTTAGTAAAACAGATGGCAAGTAATGCCAGGGTTAGTTTCACCTACCCCGAAACTGCATTCGACCGCATTTTTCCCAATTCGGGTTACACCCTAATAGCCAAGTTCTATCCAGGAAAGAATACCGGCAGCATTTCAAAAGAGACAATCCAAAAAATGAAAGCGATGCTATTGGAGTTAAATGAATCACAGATGAGCATCACCTCATCAGACTCAACTGAACAGATAGCCCTTCGGATAATTCCAGAGCGCTTATTGCTTTACCAGGTTGACTTAGAATCGGTAATTAATGCGGTAAGCATGGAGCTAGGTACCATGCAGCTTTCACAGCTAAATTTTGAGCAACAGACCCTACCGATATCCTATGGTAATAAAGTAAAAAAACTAACCGAGCTAATAGACCAAACCCGGATAAGAAACAGCCAGGGAATTCAAGTCCCTATAAAAGAGCTGATTGATGTACAATTCATCAAAGCGCCCCGTACCATAAAAGCAGACGGGACGGGAGTGTATGTCCCACTATACATAAATACCACTGATGATAACGCGGAAAATGTAGTTGAAAAATTAAAAAGTTCAAAATCTGCAAGCGATACCTATACGCTGGGAGTTGAAGGCGAGTATTTTAAATCGAGGAATACAATGGCTGAACTTCTAGTAGTGTTGCTTGTATCGGTGATGCTGCTGTACTTTATTCTAGCAGCACAATTCGAGTCGGCCTGGCAACCCTTGGTGGTTCTCATTGAACTCCCTATCGATTTCTCACTTGCTCTTCTGGCATTATGGTTATTCGGGGGTTCTATTAATTTAATGAGCTTGATAGGGCTGGTTGTTATGGGGGGTATTGTAATTAACGATTCCATTCTTAAAATCGATACCATCAACAGGCTTCTCAAGAATGGAATGGGAATTGACGAGGCCATTGAAAAGGCAGGTATTAGAAGGGTTAAGGCCATAGTAATGACCAGCGCAACCACCATTCTGGCCATGTTGCCAATACTTTTTGGCACGGATATCGGTTCAGAGCTTCAACAACCAATGGCTATTACAATAATGGGCGGTATGTTTTTAGGTACAATGGTCAGCCTATTTATTGTACCTTTACTTTATAAATTACTGTTTGGGATTTTTAGTATTAATAAAAACAAAATGGGGTAG